Proteins encoded together in one Nocardioides marinisabuli window:
- a CDS encoding LCP family protein — translation MDEPSAPPRRGKRRRPPSRRRAQGLPGTVGVTLMGALLPGSGFVWTGRTLLGLLVLVPSCVAAAYAVGMASRAADLRALIDLAMDPGRLKVLAAVALVGLGVWALTVWLTYRQARPVRRSRTATVAGHAFVLLLVVLVGAPLGVAARYATVQADLVETVFEEAPRSATIPRDVTVADPWGGRERVNVLLLGGDGSDSRAGVRTDSLILASIETATGKTVLFSLPRNMMYAQFPEGSVLHELYPDGFTGYGDPAGYMLNAVYGQVPLLHPGVLGASAEEGADEGADALKLAVAGSLGIDVDYYVLVNLRGFEQVVDAIGGITVNVNEPVAVNGNTDAGIEPTAWIEPGPDQHLDGFHALWFARGRYGSDDYRRMERQRCAVDAIIEAADPMTLLRRYTGLAEAGMDIVTTDIPRDLLPSFVELGLRMKDAKVRSVVFKPSERFSSGDPDYDHVRATVARAIDPPERSVRKADPDRARGTEGSCAWTGDDVVEAQDPGSTTTEPVSR, via the coding sequence ATGGACGAGCCCAGCGCCCCACCGCGCCGCGGCAAGCGTCGCCGCCCCCCGTCGCGCCGGCGCGCGCAGGGGCTGCCCGGCACCGTCGGGGTGACCCTGATGGGCGCCCTGCTCCCGGGCTCCGGCTTCGTCTGGACCGGTCGCACGCTGCTGGGCCTGCTGGTGCTCGTGCCCAGCTGCGTGGCGGCGGCGTACGCCGTCGGGATGGCGAGCCGGGCGGCCGACCTGCGCGCCCTCATCGACCTGGCCATGGACCCCGGGCGCCTGAAGGTGCTGGCCGCGGTGGCGCTGGTCGGGCTGGGGGTCTGGGCCCTGACGGTCTGGCTGACCTACCGCCAGGCCCGTCCCGTCCGCCGCTCGCGCACCGCGACCGTGGCCGGCCACGCCTTCGTGCTGCTGCTGGTCGTCCTGGTCGGTGCTCCGCTCGGGGTCGCGGCGCGCTACGCCACGGTGCAGGCCGACCTCGTCGAGACGGTCTTCGAGGAGGCCCCGCGCAGCGCCACCATCCCGCGCGACGTGACGGTGGCCGACCCCTGGGGCGGGCGCGAGCGCGTCAACGTGCTGCTCCTGGGCGGCGACGGCTCCGACTCCCGCGCGGGGGTGCGCACCGACAGCCTGATCCTGGCCAGCATCGAGACCGCCACCGGGAAGACGGTCCTCTTCTCGCTGCCGCGCAACATGATGTACGCCCAGTTCCCCGAAGGCAGCGTGCTGCACGAGCTCTACCCCGACGGCTTCACGGGCTACGGCGACCCGGCCGGCTACATGCTCAACGCGGTCTACGGCCAGGTGCCGCTGCTGCACCCCGGCGTCCTGGGTGCCAGCGCGGAGGAGGGGGCCGACGAGGGCGCCGACGCCCTCAAGCTCGCCGTCGCCGGCTCCCTGGGCATCGACGTCGACTACTACGTGCTGGTCAACCTGCGTGGGTTCGAGCAGGTGGTCGACGCGATCGGCGGCATCACCGTCAACGTGAACGAGCCGGTGGCCGTCAACGGCAACACCGACGCCGGCATCGAGCCGACCGCGTGGATCGAGCCGGGGCCCGACCAGCACCTCGACGGGTTCCACGCCCTGTGGTTCGCCCGCGGCCGCTACGGCTCCGACGACTACCGCCGCATGGAGCGGCAGCGCTGTGCGGTCGACGCCATCATCGAGGCCGCCGACCCGATGACGCTGCTGCGCCGCTACACCGGGCTCGCCGAGGCCGGCATGGACATCGTGACGACCGACATCCCGCGCGACCTGCTGCCGTCGTTCGTCGAGCTGGGGCTGCGGATGAAGGACGCCAAGGTCCGCTCGGTGGTCTTCAAGCCCTCGGAGCGCTTCTCCTCCGGCGACCCCGACTACGACCACGTGCGGGCGACGGTGGCGCGGGCCATCGACCCGCCCGAGCGCTCGGTTCGCAAGGCCGACCCCGACCGGGCCCGCGGCACCGAGGGCTCGTGCGCCTGGACCGGCGACGACGTCGTCGAGGCCCAGGACCCCGGCAGCACGACGACGGAGCCGGTCAGCCGCTGA
- a CDS encoding formate/nitrite transporter family protein encodes MSEHPSTGDRDHADDPSRSRGSTDGPLEDELEDAIDRQLDEGVQRMGRGVVATAVTGFFGGSEVAFGVLALLAVYHETGSHLLAGIAFSLGFVALLLARSELFTEGFLIPVVTVAARRARFRSLLRLWGLTLLGNLLGGWVIMWLVVQAFPAYHSDLVDMGTHFVDAGLSLETFSLAVLAGAAITLMTRMQQGTDEMVAKIIAAVAIGFLLAGLQMFHSILDSLMAFGALHTGEAGFGYADWARWFSWTVLGNMVGGIGLVTLLRLVRSRDRVAAERERAAYDARG; translated from the coding sequence ATGAGCGAGCACCCGTCCACCGGCGACCGCGACCACGCGGACGACCCCTCGCGCTCGCGCGGCAGCACCGACGGGCCGCTCGAGGACGAGCTCGAGGACGCCATCGACCGCCAGCTCGACGAGGGCGTGCAGCGGATGGGCCGCGGCGTGGTGGCCACCGCGGTCACCGGCTTCTTCGGCGGTTCCGAGGTGGCCTTCGGGGTGCTGGCGCTGCTCGCGGTCTACCACGAGACCGGCAGCCACCTGCTGGCCGGCATCGCCTTCTCGCTGGGCTTCGTGGCGCTGCTGCTGGCGCGCTCGGAGCTCTTCACCGAGGGCTTCCTCATCCCGGTGGTGACGGTGGCCGCACGACGGGCGCGGTTCCGCTCGCTGCTGCGGCTGTGGGGCCTGACGCTGCTGGGCAACCTGCTCGGCGGCTGGGTGATCATGTGGCTGGTCGTGCAGGCCTTCCCGGCCTACCACTCCGACCTGGTCGACATGGGCACCCACTTCGTCGACGCGGGCCTGTCGCTGGAGACCTTCAGCCTCGCCGTGCTCGCCGGCGCCGCCATCACCCTGATGACCCGCATGCAGCAGGGCACCGACGAGATGGTCGCCAAGATCATCGCGGCCGTGGCCATCGGCTTCCTGCTCGCGGGCCTGCAGATGTTCCACTCCATCCTCGACTCGCTGATGGCCTTCGGCGCCCTGCACACCGGCGAGGCCGGCTTCGGGTACGCCGACTGGGCGCGGTGGTTCTCCTGGACCGTGCTCGGCAACATGGTCGGCGGCATCGGCCTGGTCACGCTGCTGCGCCTGGTGCGCAGCCGCGACCGCGTCGCCGCCGAGCGCGAGCGGGCGGCGTACGACGCGAGGGGCTGA
- a CDS encoding PIG-L deacetylase family protein: protein MSQPTETPQPLEHLDETWQRMLCVVAHPDDLEFGAAAAVARWTGQGKEVAYCMVTSGEAGIDALHPDEARPLREQEQVDSARVVGVDVVEFLGLPDGVLEYGVALRRVIAEVVRRHRPDIVLTGNFRETWGGRNLNQADHIAVGQAVLDAVRDAGNRWVFPEQLTGERSVGTLESWGGVREVWAFGSPQATHAVDTTSSFDAGVASLEAHRAYIDGLGWEDFDAREFLEGMARASGQRLGTPLAAPFEVFAMGWGE from the coding sequence ATGTCGCAGCCGACCGAGACACCGCAGCCCCTGGAGCACCTCGACGAGACCTGGCAGCGGATGCTGTGCGTGGTCGCGCACCCCGACGACCTGGAGTTCGGGGCCGCGGCGGCGGTGGCGCGCTGGACCGGGCAGGGCAAGGAGGTCGCCTACTGCATGGTCACCAGCGGTGAGGCCGGCATCGACGCGCTGCACCCCGACGAGGCGAGGCCGCTGCGCGAGCAGGAGCAGGTCGACAGCGCCAGGGTCGTCGGGGTCGACGTGGTCGAGTTCCTCGGCCTGCCCGACGGGGTGCTGGAGTACGGCGTCGCGCTGCGGCGGGTGATCGCCGAGGTCGTGCGCCGCCACCGCCCCGACATCGTCCTGACCGGCAACTTCCGCGAGACCTGGGGCGGGCGCAACCTCAACCAGGCCGACCACATCGCCGTCGGCCAGGCGGTCCTTGACGCCGTGCGCGACGCCGGCAACCGCTGGGTCTTCCCCGAGCAGCTCACCGGCGAGCGGTCCGTCGGCACCCTCGAGTCGTGGGGCGGGGTGCGCGAGGTGTGGGCGTTCGGCTCCCCGCAGGCCACCCACGCGGTCGACACGACGAGCAGCTTCGACGCCGGCGTCGCCTCCCTCGAGGCGCACCGGGCCTACATCGACGGCCTGGGCTGGGAGGACTTCGACGCCCGCGAGTTCCTCGAGGGCATGGCCCGCGCGAGCGGGCAGCGCCTCGGCACCCCGCTGGCCGCGCCCTTCGAGGTGTTCGCGATGGGCTGGGGCGAGTAG
- the dnaG gene encoding DNA primase, whose protein sequence is MVGRIREQSIAEVREKARIDEVVSQYVTLRNAGGGSMKGLCPFHDEKSASFHVTPSRGFFHCFGCQEGGDVISFVMKIDGLSFGEAVERLADKSGVALQRDEGDGTYEKPKGPQRGRLVEAHKEAQAWYADQLATPDALVARQFLDERGFDQTAAQTFGVGFAPRDGEALFKHLRQKGFSVDELTTGGLVAVGRSPYDRFRGRLLWPIRDASGDTIGFGARRIFDDDRIDAKYLNTSETPIYKKSQVLYGIDLARREIGRSSQAVIVEGYTDVMACHLAGVGTAVATCGTAFGDEHARVLRRFLNDHEEFRGEVIFTFDGDAAGQKAALRAFGGDQNFVSQTYVAVEPGGMDPCDLRIQQGDAAVRELVARRVPLYRFVLSNVVSRFDLDRADGRVDALREGAKLVTSVRDKSKVDAFSRELAQMVGTDPDEARSEVRRAAARGPQRSGRPDRRDSATTGAPSPGAGEQPAAPARQALPDLRDPRFELERETLKLVVQHPMAIGRSTADIGPDDFTHPTYRGVWAVVAAAGGPAAGAGDPGWAGRLRDGASDPDVLAAVSMLAVEPLLTDKEPDAAYVGHHVLRLLELTAARRITEVKSRLQRTNPVDDPDSYNRMFGELAALEQHRRALRDRVVGA, encoded by the coding sequence GTGGTGGGCAGGATTCGCGAGCAGAGCATCGCCGAGGTGCGCGAGAAGGCCCGTATCGACGAGGTCGTCTCGCAGTACGTGACCCTGCGCAACGCCGGCGGCGGCTCGATGAAGGGCCTGTGCCCCTTCCACGACGAGAAGTCCGCCTCCTTCCACGTCACCCCCTCCCGCGGCTTCTTCCACTGCTTCGGGTGCCAGGAGGGCGGCGACGTCATCAGCTTCGTGATGAAGATCGACGGGCTCTCCTTCGGCGAGGCCGTCGAGCGGCTCGCCGACAAGTCCGGCGTGGCGCTGCAGCGCGACGAGGGCGACGGCACCTACGAGAAGCCCAAGGGCCCCCAGCGCGGCCGGCTCGTGGAGGCGCACAAGGAGGCGCAGGCCTGGTACGCCGACCAGCTCGCCACGCCCGACGCCCTCGTGGCCCGCCAGTTCCTCGACGAGCGCGGCTTCGACCAGACCGCCGCCCAGACCTTCGGTGTCGGCTTCGCGCCGCGCGACGGCGAGGCGCTCTTCAAGCACCTGCGCCAGAAGGGGTTCAGCGTCGACGAGCTGACCACCGGCGGGCTCGTCGCGGTCGGCCGCTCGCCGTACGACCGGTTCCGTGGACGGCTGCTGTGGCCCATCCGCGACGCCTCCGGCGACACCATCGGCTTCGGTGCTCGCCGCATCTTCGACGACGACCGCATCGACGCGAAGTACCTCAACACCTCCGAGACCCCGATCTACAAGAAGAGCCAGGTGCTCTACGGCATCGATCTGGCGCGCCGCGAGATCGGCCGGTCCAGCCAGGCAGTCATCGTGGAGGGCTACACCGACGTGATGGCCTGCCACCTGGCCGGCGTCGGCACCGCGGTGGCCACCTGCGGCACCGCCTTCGGCGACGAGCACGCCAGGGTGCTGCGCCGCTTCCTCAACGACCACGAGGAGTTCCGCGGCGAGGTGATCTTCACCTTCGACGGCGACGCGGCGGGCCAGAAGGCGGCCCTGCGGGCTTTCGGCGGCGACCAGAACTTCGTGTCCCAGACCTACGTCGCGGTCGAGCCCGGCGGGATGGACCCCTGCGACCTGCGCATCCAGCAGGGCGACGCCGCCGTGCGCGAGCTCGTGGCGCGCCGGGTGCCGCTCTACCGCTTCGTGCTCTCGAACGTGGTGTCCCGCTTCGACCTCGACCGCGCCGACGGCCGGGTCGACGCGCTGCGCGAGGGGGCCAAGCTGGTCACGAGCGTGCGCGACAAGTCCAAGGTCGACGCCTTCTCGCGCGAGCTCGCGCAGATGGTCGGCACCGACCCCGACGAGGCGCGGTCCGAGGTGCGCCGGGCCGCGGCCCGCGGCCCGCAGAGGTCCGGGCGTCCTGACCGGCGCGACAGCGCCACCACCGGCGCCCCGTCGCCCGGCGCGGGGGAGCAGCCGGCCGCCCCGGCGCGCCAGGCGCTGCCCGACCTGCGCGACCCCCGCTTCGAGCTCGAGCGCGAGACGCTGAAGCTGGTGGTGCAGCACCCGATGGCGATCGGTCGCAGCACCGCCGACATCGGGCCCGACGACTTCACCCACCCCACCTACCGCGGCGTGTGGGCGGTCGTGGCCGCCGCCGGCGGCCCGGCCGCCGGTGCGGGCGACCCCGGGTGGGCGGGGCGGCTGCGCGACGGTGCCAGCGACCCCGACGTGCTGGCGGCGGTCTCGATGCTGGCCGTCGAGCCGCTGCTGACCGACAAGGAGCCCGACGCGGCGTACGTCGGCCACCACGTGCTGCGCCTGCTCGAGCTGACCGCGGCCCGGCGGATCACGGAGGTGAAGTCGCGGCTCCAGCGCACCAACCCCGTCGACGACCCCGACAGCTACAACCGGATGTTCGGCGAGCTGGCCGCGCTCGAGCAGCACCGCCGCGCGCTGCGCGACCGGGTGGTGGGCGCATGA
- a CDS encoding hybrid sensor histidine kinase/response regulator produces the protein MTTGEVYRDIVERSPDGIWVVDLAGRTIYANPAMARLYGVEHDEMQRVPMQATLDEVGRTQLEAHLVQVRDGHVEDDSVEVQLVRRDGSIVWVLVRECAVRDEAGRPTAVQMTFSDYDERRAAALAHEESLRRLEEAQEIARIGAWTWDLGTGEILGSEQIDRLFDTDATNEPWTLDRFVEKVHPDDRDRVRAVVADGLAGRGDLDFTVQVLVGEEWRWARGRGVLQDDPDHPRMIGTLQDVTESKQTELALADQAAQNTFMQTVSTAANDAETFDQLLRQARDLVLLHDDWERARAFTVRDGRLVPFYVDADAADEDRADPVTARAELALAQRVLEEGGVLWDQARLTIAFPVVLLDEVWAVLTITSAPPLYRHAMIEQMVEHVSMQMARVAWRERVRQELAEARDQAMEASRQKSEFLATMSHEIRTPLNGVIGLNDLLLRTSLSGEQQRLAAGVQVASRALLGVINDILDFSKIEAGRLELEVLDFEVRPVLDQVVGVLAGQARAKGLELTLSCAPEVPRVLAGDPTRIAQVLTNLVSNAVKFTEHGRVDVDATARPGEDGDGGGDTTLVVTVTDTGIGVPPDKVAGLFDPFTQADASTTRMYGGTGLGLAISHEIVQALGGSLEHRPNPTGGAVFTARVPLAPPTGDVVDAADEQARALLGGRRVLVVDDNPANRLILVEQLGWWDLEVEVAASVDEALAATARAGREAAPYAAVLLDMAMPERDGLDLARTLRADPAHDATVLLMLTSMTHLGTAELRRAGLDDCLVKPVLSGVLRTTLLEHLATAPADAGQPQRPGRRHRVLVVEDNPVNQMVAGGLLQHLGYDHDTVDDGRAAVEAVAAGGWDAVLMDVQMPVLDGYAATRCIRAAEADAGAPRLPVIAMTAAAVEGERERCAEAGMDDYLTKPVDPAALAETLARWLDAAPDCAATDTRHHLPPGTEPQETAMSEPVPPTHDPALAGIDVDRLEMLRELDEDSTDYLDRAIANFSRNCGEAMTAMGDAIAAGDADALRQASHKLAGGALNLGVTYAGEAVRRIEQVADSGTVEGAADLLPQADEALERGRAALASYQEWYRGLSG, from the coding sequence ATGACGACTGGCGAGGTGTACCGCGACATCGTCGAGCGCTCTCCCGACGGCATCTGGGTCGTCGACCTGGCCGGCCGGACGATCTACGCCAACCCGGCCATGGCGCGCCTGTACGGCGTGGAGCACGACGAGATGCAGCGCGTGCCGATGCAGGCGACGCTCGACGAGGTCGGTCGCACCCAGCTGGAGGCGCACCTGGTGCAGGTGCGCGACGGGCACGTCGAGGACGACTCGGTCGAGGTCCAGCTCGTGCGCCGCGACGGCAGCATCGTCTGGGTGCTGGTGCGCGAGTGCGCGGTCCGCGACGAGGCGGGACGGCCGACCGCGGTGCAGATGACGTTCAGCGACTACGACGAGCGTCGCGCCGCCGCGCTGGCCCACGAGGAGAGCCTGCGCCGGCTCGAGGAGGCCCAGGAGATCGCCCGGATCGGGGCCTGGACGTGGGACCTGGGCACCGGCGAGATCCTGGGCTCCGAGCAGATCGACCGCCTCTTCGACACCGACGCCACGAACGAGCCGTGGACCCTCGACCGCTTCGTCGAGAAGGTCCACCCCGACGACCGGGACCGGGTGCGCGCCGTGGTGGCCGACGGGCTCGCCGGCAGGGGCGACCTCGACTTCACCGTGCAGGTCCTGGTGGGCGAGGAGTGGCGCTGGGCCCGTGGCCGCGGCGTCCTGCAGGACGACCCCGACCACCCCAGGATGATCGGCACCCTCCAGGACGTCACCGAGAGCAAGCAGACCGAGCTCGCGCTGGCCGACCAGGCGGCCCAGAACACCTTCATGCAGACCGTCTCGACCGCGGCCAACGACGCCGAGACGTTCGACCAGCTGCTGCGCCAGGCACGCGACCTGGTGCTGCTGCACGACGACTGGGAGCGGGCCCGCGCCTTCACCGTCCGCGACGGGCGTCTGGTCCCCTTCTACGTCGACGCCGACGCAGCCGACGAGGACCGCGCCGACCCGGTCACGGCGCGTGCCGAGCTCGCGCTGGCCCAGCGCGTCCTCGAGGAGGGCGGGGTCCTGTGGGACCAGGCGCGCCTGACGATCGCCTTCCCGGTGGTCCTGCTCGACGAGGTGTGGGCCGTGCTCACGATCACCTCCGCCCCGCCGCTCTACCGCCACGCCATGATCGAGCAGATGGTGGAGCACGTGTCGATGCAGATGGCCCGTGTCGCCTGGCGCGAACGGGTCCGCCAGGAGCTGGCCGAGGCCCGCGACCAGGCGATGGAGGCCTCCCGGCAGAAGTCGGAGTTCCTGGCCACGATGAGCCACGAGATCCGCACCCCGCTCAACGGCGTGATCGGGCTCAACGACCTCCTGCTGCGCACCTCCCTCTCCGGGGAGCAGCAGCGCCTGGCCGCCGGGGTGCAGGTCGCCAGCCGCGCCCTGCTGGGGGTCATCAACGACATCCTCGACTTCTCGAAGATCGAGGCGGGCCGGCTCGAGCTGGAGGTCCTCGACTTCGAGGTGCGCCCGGTGCTCGACCAGGTGGTGGGCGTGCTGGCCGGCCAGGCCCGCGCCAAGGGGCTGGAGCTGACCCTGTCGTGCGCGCCCGAGGTGCCCCGGGTGCTGGCCGGCGACCCCACACGCATCGCGCAGGTGCTCACCAACCTCGTCTCCAACGCCGTGAAGTTCACCGAGCACGGCCGTGTCGACGTCGACGCCACCGCTCGGCCCGGCGAGGACGGGGACGGTGGCGGGGACACCACCCTCGTCGTCACCGTGACCGACACCGGCATCGGGGTGCCGCCCGACAAGGTCGCCGGGCTGTTCGACCCCTTCACCCAGGCCGACGCCTCCACGACCCGCATGTACGGCGGCACCGGCCTGGGCCTGGCCATCTCGCACGAGATCGTGCAGGCGCTCGGCGGCAGCCTCGAGCACCGCCCGAACCCGACCGGTGGCGCCGTCTTCACCGCGCGGGTCCCCCTCGCGCCCCCCACCGGCGACGTCGTCGACGCCGCCGACGAGCAGGCCCGCGCGCTGCTCGGCGGGCGCCGCGTGCTGGTGGTCGACGACAACCCGGCCAACCGCCTGATCCTCGTCGAGCAGCTCGGCTGGTGGGACCTGGAGGTCGAGGTGGCGGCGTCGGTCGACGAGGCGCTGGCCGCGACCGCCCGGGCCGGGCGCGAGGCGGCGCCGTACGCCGCGGTGCTGCTGGACATGGCCATGCCCGAGCGCGACGGCCTCGACCTGGCCCGCACCCTGCGCGCCGACCCCGCCCACGACGCGACCGTGCTGCTGATGCTGACGTCGATGACCCACCTCGGCACCGCGGAGCTGCGCCGGGCGGGTCTCGACGACTGCCTGGTCAAGCCGGTGCTCTCGGGGGTGCTGCGCACCACGCTGCTCGAGCACCTGGCGACCGCCCCGGCCGACGCGGGCCAGCCCCAGCGCCCCGGTCGTCGCCACCGCGTGCTGGTCGTCGAGGACAACCCGGTCAACCAGATGGTCGCCGGGGGGCTGCTCCAGCACCTCGGCTACGACCACGACACCGTCGACGACGGCCGGGCGGCCGTGGAGGCGGTGGCCGCCGGCGGCTGGGACGCGGTGCTGATGGACGTGCAGATGCCCGTGCTCGACGGGTACGCCGCGACCCGGTGCATCCGCGCGGCCGAGGCCGACGCCGGCGCGCCCCGGCTGCCCGTGATCGCGATGACCGCCGCCGCCGTGGAGGGCGAGCGCGAGCGGTGCGCCGAGGCCGGCATGGACGACTACCTGACCAAACCGGTCGACCCGGCCGCGCTCGCCGAGACCCTCGCCCGCTGGCTCGACGCCGCGCCCGACTGCGCAGCCACCGACACCCGGCACCACCTGCCACCCGGCACCGAACCCCAGGAGACCGCGATGAGCGAGCCCGTCCCGCCCACGCACGACCCCGCGCTGGCCGGCATCGACGTCGACCGGCTCGAGATGCTGCGCGAGCTCGACGAGGACAGCACCGACTACCTCGACCGCGCCATCGCGAACTTCTCCCGCAACTGCGGCGAGGCCATGACCGCGATGGGCGACGCGATCGCCGCGGGTGACGCCGACGCCCTGCGCCAGGCCTCGCACAAGCTCGCCGGCGGCGCGCTCAACCTCGGCGTGACCTACGCGGGCGAGGCGGTGCGGCGCATCGAGCAGGTCGCCGACAGCGGGACCGTCGAGGGCGCCGCCGACCTGCTGCCCCAGGCCGACGAGGCGCTCGAGCGGGGCCGCGCGGCGCTGGCCTCCTACCAGGAGTGGTACCGGGGCCTCAGCGGCTGA
- a CDS encoding 2-hydroxyacid dehydrogenase translates to MTDQREPLVWLPFDPAELGEVPRGLRYEVVDPREHVPDTVADVAFYVTPYAMGPQVGDVLERMSGLQVVQTLSAGVDNVRSRVPEGVTLCNGRGIHDTSTAELTLTLVLAALRDVPGMVRDQDQHRWNTRWRPSLADKRVLLVGYGAIGQAIEDRLLPNECEVVKVARTARETERGPVHGFDELPDLVGDADVVVLIVPLTDETRGLVDADLLARMKDGALLVNMARGPVVVTADLLAELHAGRLVAAVDVVDTEPLPADDPLWDAPGLLVSPHVGGATSAMWPRAHRLVREQLERYAAGEPLHNQMTGEY, encoded by the coding sequence ATGACCGATCAGCGCGAGCCGCTCGTCTGGCTGCCCTTCGACCCCGCCGAGCTGGGGGAGGTGCCCCGCGGTCTGCGCTACGAGGTCGTCGACCCCCGCGAGCACGTGCCCGACACGGTCGCCGACGTCGCCTTCTACGTGACGCCGTACGCCATGGGGCCGCAGGTCGGCGACGTGCTGGAGCGGATGAGCGGCCTCCAGGTGGTGCAGACCCTCAGCGCCGGCGTCGACAACGTGCGCAGCCGGGTCCCCGAGGGCGTCACCCTGTGCAACGGCCGCGGCATCCACGACACCTCCACCGCCGAGCTGACCCTGACGCTGGTGCTGGCGGCGCTGCGCGACGTGCCGGGCATGGTCCGCGACCAGGACCAGCACCGGTGGAACACCCGGTGGCGGCCCTCGCTCGCCGACAAGCGGGTCCTGCTCGTCGGGTACGGCGCGATCGGCCAGGCGATCGAGGACCGGCTGCTGCCCAACGAGTGCGAGGTCGTCAAGGTCGCGCGCACCGCCAGGGAGACCGAGCGGGGGCCGGTGCACGGCTTCGACGAGCTGCCCGACCTGGTCGGCGACGCCGACGTGGTGGTGCTCATCGTGCCGCTCACCGACGAGACCCGGGGGCTGGTCGACGCCGACCTGCTGGCGCGGATGAAGGACGGCGCCCTGCTGGTGAACATGGCCCGGGGCCCGGTCGTCGTCACCGCCGACCTGCTGGCCGAGCTGCACGCCGGCCGCCTGGTCGCGGCCGTCGACGTGGTCGACACCGAGCCGCTGCCCGCCGACGACCCGCTGTGGGACGCACCCGGTCTGCTGGTCTCCCCGCACGTCGGCGGCGCCACCTCGGCCATGTGGCCGCGCGCCCACCGGCTGGTGCGCGAGCAGCTCGAGAGGTACGCCGCGGGGGAGCCCCTCCACAACCAGATGACGGGCGAGTACTGA
- a CDS encoding mechanosensitive ion channel family protein — protein sequence MGDKAADLLDALVGAGPRVLLALGVVVLGYLLSRGLRWVLQRLLRSRHTPSFTTVMSKLAGWVLLFLAVMAAVVLVFPSVKPVNMLAGLGFFSVAAGFAFQDILENLLSGLLLILRQPFRSGDQISVGEVSGTVQAITIRETRLRTFDGQLVLIPNRDVYKAVITVRTHFPSRRVAFVVGIAYENDTGEACREIRAALEENLPRVDDTPEPEAVVTQLGVSTVDIEARFWCAPDQHDVVLATDAAIRSVKAALDGAGIEMPADIVVLQATPSLRAAISGEAEVTPGGGVRDSSG from the coding sequence ATGGGTGACAAGGCGGCCGACCTGCTCGACGCGCTGGTCGGGGCCGGGCCCCGGGTGCTGCTGGCCCTGGGGGTCGTCGTGCTCGGGTACCTGCTGTCGCGGGGGCTGCGGTGGGTCCTGCAGCGGCTCCTGCGCTCGCGGCACACCCCGAGCTTCACGACGGTGATGAGCAAGCTGGCTGGCTGGGTGCTGCTGTTCCTCGCGGTGATGGCCGCCGTCGTGCTGGTCTTCCCCTCGGTCAAGCCGGTCAACATGCTCGCCGGGCTCGGGTTCTTCTCGGTGGCCGCCGGCTTCGCGTTCCAGGACATCCTGGAGAACCTGCTCTCCGGCCTGCTGCTCATCCTGCGCCAGCCGTTCCGCTCCGGTGACCAGATCAGCGTGGGGGAGGTCTCCGGCACCGTCCAGGCGATCACGATCCGCGAGACCCGGCTCAGGACCTTCGACGGACAGCTCGTGCTGATCCCCAACCGCGACGTCTACAAGGCGGTCATCACGGTCCGCACCCACTTCCCGAGCCGCCGGGTGGCCTTCGTCGTCGGGATCGCCTACGAGAACGACACCGGCGAGGCGTGCCGGGAGATCCGCGCGGCGCTGGAGGAGAACCTGCCGCGCGTCGACGACACCCCCGAGCCGGAGGCCGTCGTGACCCAGCTGGGGGTCTCCACGGTCGACATCGAGGCCCGCTTCTGGTGCGCGCCCGACCAGCACGACGTCGTGCTGGCCACCGACGCCGCCATCCGGTCGGTCAAGGCCGCGCTCGACGGGGCCGGCATCGAGATGCCGGCCGACATCGTCGTCCTGCAGGCCACCCCGAGCCTGCGCGCCGCGATCTCGGGCGAGGCCGAGGTGACCCCCGGCGGCGGGGTGCGCGACTCCTCGGGCTAG
- a CDS encoding DUF3072 domain-containing protein: MESNARTNDVPAEQPEVLGAERPDPSATEKDPSDWVSGDEPATGAQKSYLDTLAREAGETIDADLTKAEASQHIDRLQTGDQGGGQKSDQSGDAQG, from the coding sequence ATGGAATCGAACGCACGTACGAACGACGTCCCCGCCGAGCAGCCCGAGGTCCTGGGTGCCGAGCGCCCCGACCCCAGCGCCACCGAGAAGGACCCCTCGGACTGGGTCAGCGGCGACGAGCCGGCCACCGGTGCCCAGAAGAGCTACCTCGACACGCTGGCCCGCGAGGCCGGCGAGACCATCGACGCCGACCTCACCAAGGCCGAGGCCTCCCAGCACATCGACCGGCTCCAGACCGGTGACCAGGGCGGCGGCCAGAAAAGTGACCAGAGCGGTGACGCGCAGGGCTGA